From the genome of Actinomycetota bacterium, one region includes:
- a CDS encoding SpoIIE family protein phosphatase: protein MPTMGPPGRTRTPADLLIERHLPSEPATVGVARRAIDAIGARLRPSALEGARLLVSELTSNAVRHGPHDVGADLALRIGLREDVLRVEVADEGVGFDPPAPTGLLDAGGWGLVLVDRVADRWGVEPGAPTTVWFEIDRAARDGARSLWPETLDPLLLDVLGSAIVAADTNGVVTRWNRRAEQMLGIDEAKTIGRSIGDVLFGSRNDETAETLVKCIRDGEAWETEWQIPRGARLRLSITPVHDEHGELLGTIGVLVDVSERRTIEAALGESERRRGEAERGRVVLYAIARALSTASTLEEATPQLIAAIGEALGWEVGGMWRVDQDAGVLLFVGGWSATPATGPRFLRKSASFRLPKGTGLPGRVWEQRRPAWIPDVATDTNFPRSADGLEAGLHAAFAFPVTLAGEVLGVVEFFSRSIREPDEPLLSLMAAIGAQLGQFVERQRTESELAESEARKTAVFESALEAIFTMGEDGRIVEMNGTAAQMFGYAREDVIGRELVALIIPPSLRSRHRQGLERYRRTRKGRIFGRRLELTGMRADGTEFPIELTVTEVDLPSSEPALFTGYIRDITDRRRAQELQAAMMESERAAREQVERAHERLAFLAEASMLLSASLDPRKTLAKIAPLVVPRLADWCSIHVLESDGRIQTVAVEHSDPDKLAVAREYQERFPSRPEDAAGVGLAIRTREPQLFPEMTDEMLEQIPEERRRAVRELGISSAMVVPLQARGRSLGAITFASSTPGRAFGKDDLELAQDLARRAALAFDNARLYEERSHIARTLQRSLLPRRLPELPGIEVASFYQPAGAMRTEVGGDFYDVFPVGEGAWGVVVGDVCGKGVEAAALTGMARHTIRASALREHSPCVALEDLNDVMLREDGERFCTVALARVEVNERDVALTVACGGHPSPFVLRRRGKLETVGAPGTLLGVFDKIAIEDRSARLKAGDLAVFYTDGLIDARHPTPLDEAALRALVQSSAGKTAQETVDAIADAVADPSGESPDDICIVALRVTPST, encoded by the coding sequence ATGCCAACCATGGGTCCGCCCGGCCGCACTCGAACCCCGGCCGACCTGCTCATCGAGCGACACCTCCCATCGGAGCCGGCGACGGTGGGGGTAGCTCGTCGAGCGATCGACGCCATCGGCGCGCGCCTGCGGCCCTCGGCGCTCGAGGGCGCGAGGCTGCTCGTGAGCGAACTGACCTCAAATGCCGTCCGCCACGGTCCTCACGACGTCGGCGCCGACCTCGCGCTTCGGATCGGATTGCGAGAGGACGTCCTCCGCGTCGAGGTGGCCGACGAGGGCGTCGGGTTCGACCCGCCGGCGCCGACCGGTCTGCTCGATGCCGGAGGGTGGGGTCTCGTCCTCGTCGATCGCGTCGCCGACCGTTGGGGCGTCGAGCCCGGGGCGCCGACGACCGTGTGGTTCGAGATCGACCGTGCGGCGCGCGACGGCGCGCGTTCGTTGTGGCCGGAGACGCTCGATCCACTGCTGCTGGACGTCCTGGGGTCCGCCATCGTCGCGGCCGACACGAACGGGGTCGTGACCCGGTGGAACCGGCGTGCCGAGCAGATGCTCGGGATCGACGAAGCGAAGACGATCGGCCGGTCGATCGGGGATGTCCTGTTCGGTTCACGGAACGACGAGACCGCCGAGACGCTCGTGAAGTGCATCCGCGATGGCGAGGCGTGGGAGACGGAGTGGCAGATTCCGCGCGGCGCCCGGTTACGGCTCTCGATCACGCCCGTGCACGACGAGCACGGAGAGCTGCTCGGGACGATCGGCGTGCTCGTCGACGTCTCCGAACGCAGGACGATCGAAGCCGCACTTGGAGAGAGCGAGCGGCGGCGCGGCGAGGCGGAACGAGGTCGCGTGGTGTTGTACGCCATCGCCCGCGCGCTGTCGACGGCGTCGACGCTCGAGGAGGCCACACCGCAGCTGATCGCGGCCATCGGCGAGGCCCTCGGATGGGAGGTCGGCGGGATGTGGCGCGTCGACCAGGATGCCGGGGTGCTGCTGTTCGTGGGGGGCTGGAGCGCAACACCGGCCACAGGTCCACGGTTCCTGCGCAAGAGCGCGAGCTTTCGCCTCCCGAAAGGCACCGGACTTCCCGGACGCGTGTGGGAGCAACGCCGGCCGGCATGGATCCCCGACGTTGCGACGGATACGAACTTCCCTCGATCCGCCGACGGACTCGAAGCCGGATTGCACGCGGCATTCGCGTTCCCGGTGACGCTCGCCGGTGAGGTTCTCGGGGTCGTCGAGTTCTTCAGTCGAAGCATCCGGGAGCCCGACGAGCCGCTCCTCAGCCTCATGGCCGCGATCGGCGCGCAGCTCGGCCAGTTCGTCGAGCGTCAGCGGACCGAGAGCGAGCTCGCCGAGAGTGAGGCGCGCAAGACAGCCGTGTTCGAGTCCGCGCTCGAGGCCATCTTCACGATGGGCGAGGACGGCCGGATCGTCGAGATGAACGGGACGGCTGCCCAGATGTTCGGGTATGCGCGGGAAGACGTGATAGGTCGGGAGCTCGTCGCGCTGATCATCCCGCCGTCGCTCCGCAGCCGGCATCGGCAGGGCCTCGAGCGGTATCGACGGACGCGCAAGGGCCGGATCTTCGGGCGACGCCTCGAGCTCACTGGGATGCGGGCCGACGGCACCGAGTTCCCCATCGAGCTCACCGTGACGGAGGTGGACCTCCCGAGCTCTGAACCGGCGCTGTTCACCGGATACATCCGCGACATCACCGACCGGCGTCGCGCACAGGAATTGCAAGCGGCGATGATGGAGAGTGAACGTGCTGCCCGCGAGCAGGTGGAGAGGGCGCACGAGCGCCTCGCGTTCCTCGCCGAGGCCAGCATGTTGCTCTCCGCGTCGCTCGATCCACGGAAGACGCTCGCGAAGATCGCGCCGCTCGTCGTGCCGAGGCTTGCCGACTGGTGCAGCATCCACGTGCTCGAGTCGGACGGGAGGATCCAGACCGTGGCGGTCGAGCACTCCGATCCCGACAAGCTGGCGGTCGCTCGCGAGTATCAGGAACGGTTTCCGTCGCGGCCCGAGGACGCGGCCGGCGTTGGTCTGGCCATCAGGACCCGGGAGCCGCAGCTGTTTCCCGAGATGACCGACGAGATGTTGGAGCAGATCCCCGAGGAGCGGCGTCGCGCCGTGCGAGAGCTGGGCATCAGCTCGGCCATGGTGGTTCCGTTGCAGGCCCGGGGACGGTCCCTCGGAGCGATCACGTTCGCGTCGTCCACCCCGGGGCGTGCGTTCGGGAAGGACGATCTGGAGCTCGCCCAGGACCTGGCGCGTCGGGCGGCGCTCGCGTTCGACAACGCGCGGCTGTACGAGGAGCGCAGTCACATCGCGCGGACCCTGCAGCGCTCGCTGCTCCCGCGTCGCCTCCCCGAGCTGCCCGGCATCGAGGTCGCGTCGTTCTATCAGCCCGCGGGCGCGATGCGAACGGAGGTGGGCGGCGACTTCTACGACGTTTTCCCGGTCGGCGAGGGCGCATGGGGTGTCGTCGTCGGAGACGTGTGCGGCAAGGGTGTCGAGGCGGCAGCGCTCACCGGCATGGCTCGGCACACGATCCGCGCGTCGGCGCTCCGGGAACACTCACCATGTGTCGCGCTCGAGGACCTGAACGACGTGATGCTGCGAGAGGATGGCGAGAGGTTTTGCACCGTCGCGCTCGCTCGGGTCGAGGTCAACGAGCGCGACGTCGCCCTCACCGTCGCATGCGGCGGCCATCCGTCCCCGTTCGTCTTGCGGCGGCGGGGAAAGCTCGAGACCGTCGGCGCGCCGGGAACGCTCCTCGGTGTGTTCGACAAGATCGCGATCGAAGATCGGTCGGCCAGGTTGAAGGCCGGCGACCTCGCCGTCTTCTACACCGACGGTCTGATCGACGCGCGTCATCCCACGCCGCTCGACGAGGCCGCGCTGCGTGCCCTGGTGCAGTCTTCGGCGGGCAAGACGGCGCAGGAGACGGTCGACGCGATCGCCGACGCGGTCGCCGACCCGTCGGGCGAGTCGCCGGACGACATCTGCATCGTTGCCTTGCGGGTGACACCCTCGACGTAG
- a CDS encoding STAS domain-containing protein — protein sequence MLTVDEGDDGKTLVLQGEIDMANVEDLVNAALSRPERGRLRLHMERVTFIDSTGIRGLLRIAEAYGGELEVVAPHPTVRKVLRVLGLDSTSPLRVVDDPDVDARRS from the coding sequence GTGCTCACGGTCGACGAGGGGGACGACGGGAAGACGCTCGTCCTGCAAGGCGAGATCGACATGGCGAACGTCGAGGATCTCGTCAATGCCGCGCTTTCGCGGCCTGAGAGGGGGCGCCTGCGATTGCACATGGAGCGCGTGACGTTCATCGACAGCACCGGGATCCGCGGGCTGCTCCGCATCGCCGAGGCCTATGGCGGCGAGCTGGAGGTCGTGGCACCACACCCCACCGTCCGGAAGGTGCTCCGGGTGCTAGGTCTCGACTCGACGTCACCGCTCCGCGTCGTCGACGACCCGGATGTCGACGCCCGTAGGTCCTGA
- a CDS encoding Crp/Fnr family transcriptional regulator has protein sequence MHPFPAEIDNLLLEAMTSGDRAALLEGGERVKFGLGDRMFSAGRDVPYVYFPTAGMLSVVTRMADGASVEAVTIGKEGVSGPPIIIESGSISNVDCLCQLPGGGLRVPARTFFDLRRQSSTFDELVDRYALAVFGQIAQTAACNRLHGVEARASRWLLQAHDRFGEEIVPITHEFLAEMLGVRRETVSLTLRILQSAGLVETRRGGVRVVDRDGLESTCCECYGVMRSELERLFPFLQG, from the coding sequence ATGCACCCGTTCCCCGCCGAGATCGACAACCTCCTCCTCGAGGCGATGACCTCGGGGGATCGCGCGGCGCTCCTCGAGGGAGGCGAACGCGTGAAGTTCGGCCTGGGCGACCGGATGTTCAGCGCCGGCCGTGACGTTCCGTACGTGTACTTCCCGACCGCGGGCATGCTCTCGGTCGTGACCAGGATGGCTGACGGGGCGAGTGTCGAGGCCGTCACGATCGGCAAGGAGGGGGTCAGCGGCCCGCCGATCATCATCGAGAGCGGCTCCATCTCGAATGTGGATTGCCTGTGCCAGCTCCCAGGCGGTGGTCTTCGCGTTCCGGCCCGCACGTTTTTCGATCTACGTCGTCAGTCCTCGACGTTCGACGAGCTCGTCGACCGATACGCACTGGCCGTGTTCGGCCAGATCGCGCAGACCGCGGCGTGCAATCGCCTGCACGGTGTCGAGGCTCGCGCCAGCCGTTGGTTGCTTCAGGCGCACGATCGGTTCGGCGAGGAGATCGTCCCCATCACGCATGAGTTCCTGGCCGAGATGCTCGGCGTCCGCCGCGAGACCGTGAGCCTGACGCTGCGGATCCTTCAGAGTGCTGGGTTGGTCGAGACCCGCCGTGGGGGCGTTCGCGTGGTCGACCGGGACGGCCTCGAGTCGACGTGCTGCGAGTGCTACGGCGTGATGCGCTCCGAGCTGGAGCGGTTGTTCCCGTTCCTGCAGGGGTGA
- a CDS encoding response regulator transcription factor, with protein sequence MNVLLVEDEDRIASFVEKALQRRGFDVVRVGTGGEALGAVSASVDIVVLDLGLPDIDGLDVLRALRRSWASLPVVILSARGDIDDRVVGLDLGADDYVPKPFAIDELVARIRARLRPQPDRTSTKLNVGDLELDLIAHRARLTGKIVELTSREFALLEMLMRHAGRAVPRSDLLSNVWGLDFDPRSNLVDVYIRYLRRKVGDDRIQTVRGVGYRIVEPAHAQ encoded by the coding sequence ATGAACGTGCTGCTCGTCGAGGACGAGGACCGGATCGCCTCGTTCGTGGAGAAGGCCCTGCAGCGCCGCGGGTTCGACGTGGTTCGCGTCGGGACCGGAGGTGAAGCGCTCGGCGCCGTCTCGGCCAGCGTCGACATCGTCGTCCTCGACCTCGGACTCCCCGACATCGACGGCCTCGACGTCCTCCGCGCGTTACGGAGATCGTGGGCGTCGCTGCCGGTCGTGATCCTGAGCGCGCGGGGTGACATCGACGACCGGGTCGTCGGACTCGACCTCGGTGCCGACGACTACGTTCCCAAGCCGTTCGCCATCGACGAGCTCGTCGCGCGGATCCGCGCGCGCCTTCGACCACAGCCGGACAGAACATCGACCAAGCTGAACGTCGGCGATCTCGAGCTCGATCTGATCGCGCACCGAGCGCGCCTCACCGGAAAGATCGTCGAGCTCACGTCGCGCGAGTTCGCGCTCCTCGAGATGCTCATGCGCCACGCGGGAAGGGCCGTTCCCCGCAGCGATCTCCTCTCGAACGTGTGGGGGCTCGACTTCGACCCACGATCGAACCTCGTCGACGTCTATATCCGATACCTCCGGCGCAAGGTCGGCGACGACAGGATCCAGACCGTTCGAGGGGTCGGCTATCGGATCGTCGAACCTGCACACGCGCAGTGA
- a CDS encoding HAMP domain-containing sensor histidine kinase encodes MALVGSSPSERRRLMGRLAALLFLGSGALVLVTSPLAPEDANDPGTIVVSVASIALGGFAWVAPWDRWPQPASLVLVPPAFGLIAFGNLYGGSALHSYGVFFVIAFVWIGLAHRPWTSVAMAPPAAVAYIIPLYDLPGSVGTGLASAAITIPACVMIGEALSRGSRHLTRTEVELREEREIASKLRYVDEMKTTVMSAVSHELRTPITICRGHLEVLREDALPDDARETIDLVLDELDRMGRLVQDITTVVREEDRSFLSRESVDAGELMAGVARKVMPLLDGRLRVRSMPSPVRIDADPDRLAQALVNLLHNAAVHTPAGTEVELRFAAAHRAWRFEVADRGPGVTPGEEELVFRQFTHGTRSPGSGLGLAVVRSIARAHGGDAGVDNAPGTGATFWLAVPR; translated from the coding sequence GTGGCGCTGGTCGGGTCTTCGCCGTCGGAGCGCCGCCGCCTCATGGGGCGGCTCGCCGCGCTGCTGTTCCTGGGCTCCGGGGCGCTCGTCCTCGTCACCTCCCCGCTCGCGCCGGAGGACGCGAACGATCCCGGCACGATCGTCGTCTCGGTCGCGTCGATCGCGCTCGGTGGCTTCGCCTGGGTTGCCCCGTGGGATAGGTGGCCACAGCCCGCGAGTCTCGTCCTCGTACCACCCGCGTTCGGCTTGATCGCGTTCGGGAATCTGTACGGAGGCTCGGCGCTCCACAGCTACGGCGTGTTCTTCGTCATCGCGTTCGTGTGGATCGGGCTCGCGCACCGGCCCTGGACATCGGTCGCGATGGCGCCACCAGCCGCGGTCGCGTACATCATTCCGCTGTATGACCTGCCGGGGAGCGTCGGGACCGGTCTCGCCTCAGCCGCCATCACGATCCCGGCATGCGTCATGATCGGTGAGGCGTTATCGCGTGGCTCCCGGCATCTCACGAGGACGGAAGTCGAGCTCCGCGAGGAGCGGGAGATTGCCTCGAAGCTCAGATACGTCGACGAGATGAAGACGACGGTCATGTCCGCTGTCTCCCACGAGCTTCGAACACCGATCACGATCTGTCGCGGCCACCTCGAGGTGCTCCGCGAGGATGCGCTCCCGGACGACGCACGCGAGACGATCGATCTCGTGCTGGACGAGCTCGACCGCATGGGCCGGCTCGTTCAGGACATCACGACCGTCGTGCGCGAGGAGGACCGTTCGTTCCTCAGTCGGGAGTCGGTCGATGCGGGCGAGCTGATGGCCGGCGTGGCGCGAAAGGTGATGCCCCTCCTTGACGGTCGCCTCCGGGTGCGGTCGATGCCGTCCCCCGTTCGGATCGACGCCGACCCCGACCGGCTCGCCCAGGCGCTCGTGAACCTGTTGCACAACGCGGCAGTGCACACGCCGGCCGGGACCGAGGTCGAGCTACGGTTCGCCGCTGCCCATCGCGCGTGGCGCTTCGAGGTCGCGGATCGAGGACCCGGCGTGACGCCCGGCGAGGAGGAGCTCGTGTTTCGCCAGTTCACGCACGGAACGCGCTCGCCTGGATCCGGGCTGGGCCTCGCCGTCGTCCGGAGCATCGCGCGCGCCCACGGTGGCGACGCCGGCGTGGACAACGCGCCGGGAACGGGGGCGACATTCTGGCTGGCGGTCCCGCGATGA
- a CDS encoding CBS domain-containing protein has product MATLQDIMTRNVFTTGGDASVAEVAESMLKGRFGSAVIVDGAWIVGMFTERDVLRAAAAGTDPRAARVTDWMTSDPVTAAPDMDAEEAAEIMMTQGFRHLPVVDGTKLLGIVSLRDVLRVRIRRASGSTER; this is encoded by the coding sequence ATGGCGACCCTTCAGGACATCATGACCCGCAACGTCTTCACGACGGGTGGCGACGCATCGGTCGCCGAGGTCGCCGAGAGCATGCTCAAAGGCCGCTTCGGATCCGCAGTCATCGTCGACGGCGCCTGGATCGTCGGGATGTTCACCGAACGAGACGTCCTGCGCGCGGCGGCGGCAGGAACGGATCCAAGAGCAGCTCGGGTCACCGACTGGATGACCTCCGATCCGGTCACCGCGGCGCCCGACATGGATGCGGAGGAGGCCGCCGAGATCATGATGACGCAGGGCTTCCGCCATCTCCCCGTCGTCGACGGCACCAAGCTGCTCGGCATCGTGAGCCTCCGCGACGTCCTGCGTGTTCGGATCCGGCGGGCGTCCGGTAGCACCGAGCGGTGA
- a CDS encoding trypsin-like serine protease — MRKLSVVLAAGAIVWSAIPANAIVNGQDDGGEHPYVGEIMQFAADFVDPAFDDPGAWFVCTGTLVSPTVVITAGHCTFGVGLDGESTTAGDGDGSGGNDIWIDFSEAAHVAGFPASEDYERGENHEAYEDRRDFLNDSAFWVRGTAFAHPEFASGPFILHDLGVVVLETPVTSVGFGEVSPEGHLTDAYAHAARNHVFELVGYGLEESRPFFSAGGHTRQKAQIKLNSLNPGAQDAFAFFSNNNGAAHQGGGCHGDSGGPIFDSTDSDMVVAVQSFSLGPRATCSGIAGGYRVDGDDDLAFLAEFGIAPAV; from the coding sequence ATGAGGAAACTCTCCGTCGTTCTCGCCGCGGGCGCGATCGTGTGGTCCGCGATACCCGCGAACGCGATCGTCAACGGGCAGGACGACGGCGGAGAGCACCCGTACGTCGGGGAGATCATGCAGTTCGCCGCCGACTTCGTGGATCCGGCGTTCGACGACCCGGGCGCCTGGTTCGTCTGCACCGGGACCCTGGTCAGCCCGACGGTGGTCATCACCGCGGGTCACTGCACCTTCGGGGTCGGTCTCGACGGCGAGTCCACGACTGCCGGGGACGGAGACGGGTCTGGCGGCAACGACATCTGGATCGACTTCAGCGAGGCGGCGCACGTGGCGGGATTCCCGGCGAGCGAGGACTACGAGCGCGGCGAGAACCACGAGGCATACGAGGATCGCAGGGACTTTCTGAACGACAGCGCGTTCTGGGTCCGGGGGACCGCGTTCGCGCACCCGGAGTTCGCGAGCGGGCCGTTCATCCTCCACGACCTCGGCGTCGTCGTGTTGGAGACGCCCGTGACAAGCGTCGGTTTCGGCGAGGTCTCGCCGGAGGGACACCTCACCGACGCGTACGCGCACGCGGCGCGCAACCATGTCTTCGAGCTCGTCGGTTACGGGCTCGAAGAGAGCAGGCCCTTCTTCTCTGCGGGCGGTCACACGCGACAGAAGGCCCAGATCAAGCTGAATTCGCTGAACCCGGGGGCGCAGGACGCGTTCGCGTTCTTCTCGAACAACAATGGGGCAGCCCACCAGGGCGGCGGGTGCCATGGCGACTCCGGTGGTCCCATCTTCGACAGCACCGATTCGGACATGGTCGTCGCGGTGCAGTCGTTCTCGTTGGGACCGCGTGCGACGTGCTCGGGCATCGCGGGCGGGTATCGCGTCGATGGGGATGACGACCTCGCGTTCTTGGCCGAGTTCGGAATCGCACCTGCGGTTTGA
- a CDS encoding serine hydrolase, with the protein MIRADAPLREMAVDRAAPRGPAMTRRRFLGSALAGGAATIAPFSFVRAIAAPARFESFVHEQMREAQTPGIAVSLVRGDEIAWTIGAGWADRENDIRVTPDTVFMLASVSKTVTCAGVMSVVEDGDLDLDADVNDYLPFEVRIPAAPREPITTRMLLIHTSAIRDRFSVWGTPYSRDSLYFQGDSPIELGEFLRSYLVPGESRYREGANFYERRPGRAYAYSNIAVALAAFVAEVVAHRDFNELCKQRILEPLGMDQSGFRLADITTTNLAMPYKLNKRTGSLEPYFQYGYPDYPDGALRTSAAHLARWLAAFMNYGSFEGVRVLERSTVRETRRHQLSYDAGWRQGLVWYGAAPRGYFRMGHTGGDFGVSTRMFFRPDTRVGVVTLTNSYLGGPRWDAFRAIDLRLLEELE; encoded by the coding sequence ATGATCCGAGCCGACGCGCCACTGCGAGAGATGGCGGTCGACCGGGCGGCCCCCCGCGGCCCCGCCATGACCCGACGCCGATTCCTGGGGAGCGCCCTCGCCGGTGGCGCCGCGACGATCGCGCCGTTCTCGTTCGTTCGTGCAATCGCGGCTCCGGCACGCTTCGAGTCGTTCGTCCACGAACAGATGCGCGAGGCGCAAACTCCCGGAATAGCCGTCTCGCTCGTTCGAGGCGACGAGATCGCCTGGACGATCGGCGCGGGGTGGGCAGATCGAGAGAACGACATCCGCGTGACTCCCGACACCGTGTTCATGCTCGCGTCCGTTTCAAAGACCGTTACGTGCGCGGGCGTGATGTCGGTGGTCGAGGACGGCGATCTGGATCTCGACGCCGACGTCAACGACTACCTGCCGTTCGAGGTTCGAATCCCCGCAGCACCGAGGGAGCCGATCACAACGCGGATGCTGCTCATCCACACCTCCGCGATCCGCGACCGCTTCTCCGTGTGGGGAACGCCCTACTCCCGGGATTCCCTGTACTTCCAGGGCGACTCACCGATCGAGCTTGGAGAGTTCCTACGCTCGTACCTCGTACCGGGTGAGAGCAGGTACCGGGAGGGCGCCAACTTCTACGAGCGCCGCCCGGGCAGGGCATACGCGTACTCGAACATTGCCGTGGCGCTCGCCGCGTTCGTTGCGGAAGTCGTCGCCCACCGTGACTTCAACGAGCTCTGCAAGCAGCGCATCCTGGAGCCGCTCGGGATGGACCAGTCGGGGTTCCGCCTGGCCGATATCACCACGACGAACCTGGCGATGCCGTACAAGCTGAACAAGAGGACGGGGTCGCTCGAGCCGTACTTCCAGTACGGCTATCCGGATTATCCCGACGGCGCGCTCCGAACGAGCGCCGCCCACCTGGCTCGTTGGCTAGCGGCGTTCATGAACTACGGCTCCTTCGAGGGCGTCCGCGTCCTCGAGCGAAGCACCGTCCGCGAGACCCGTCGTCATCAGCTTTCGTACGACGCGGGCTGGCGGCAGGGTCTCGTGTGGTACGGGGCCGCTCCGCGCGGCTACTTCCGAATGGGTCACACCGGCGGCGACTTCGGCGTGAGCACCAGGATGTTCTTCCGCCCCGACACGCGCGTGGGCGTCGTCACGCTCACGAACTCCTACCTCGGCGGCCCGCGATGGGACGCGTTCCGGGCGATCGACCTCAGGCTCCTCGAGGAGCTCGAGTAG
- a CDS encoding cupin domain-containing protein: MRAVEARREDAHPHARPEWFSGPVAIQELSEASDAPGLEIFAVFFDPGARTLPHTHSTDQLLYFLEGEGVVGAQGDRRLYRPGGMAVIPANEWHWHGATPTSAMCHLSIRPGGPSAWAPDVPMHDWDEYMTGARVT; this comes from the coding sequence ATGCGAGCCGTCGAGGCACGTCGAGAGGACGCGCACCCCCACGCGAGGCCCGAATGGTTCAGCGGGCCGGTCGCCATCCAGGAGCTGAGCGAGGCGTCCGACGCTCCTGGGCTCGAGATCTTCGCCGTGTTCTTCGATCCCGGCGCACGAACGCTCCCGCACACGCACTCGACGGACCAGCTCCTGTATTTCCTTGAGGGCGAGGGCGTGGTCGGCGCGCAGGGTGACCGACGGCTGTACCGGCCCGGCGGGATGGCGGTGATCCCGGCCAACGAATGGCACTGGCACGGCGCGACGCCGACCTCCGCGATGTGCCATCTCTCGATCCGGCCCGGCGGTCCGTCCGCGTGGGCGCCGGACGTTCCGATGCACGACTGGGACGAATACATGACCGGCGCGCGCGTCACCTGA
- a CDS encoding PAS domain-containing protein: protein MQGQDVEGLVQDVLSRADEAEAMYRTLVDLVPAITYVEALDTRRTFSISPQVESILGFTPEEWLGDSARWEGALHPDDRDRVVASCARANVTFEPWREEYRMIAKDGRVVWIHDQAVLVRGANGTPLCWQGIMVDVTAQRQPPA, encoded by the coding sequence ATGCAGGGTCAGGACGTCGAGGGGTTGGTTCAGGATGTCCTGTCACGGGCGGACGAGGCCGAAGCCATGTACCGGACCCTCGTCGACCTCGTACCTGCGATCACGTATGTCGAGGCACTCGACACTCGGCGAACGTTCTCGATCAGCCCCCAAGTCGAGTCGATCCTCGGATTCACGCCGGAGGAGTGGCTCGGTGACTCAGCCCGGTGGGAGGGTGCGCTCCACCCCGACGACAGGGATCGCGTGGTGGCGTCGTGCGCTCGTGCGAACGTTACGTTCGAGCCATGGCGTGAGGAGTACCGCATGATCGCGAAGGACGGGCGCGTCGTCTGGATCCACGACCAGGCGGTCCTCGTCCGAGGTGCCAACGGCACGCCGCTTTGCTGGCAAGGCATCATGGTCGACGTCACAGCGCAGCGACAGCCGCCCGCCTGA
- a CDS encoding redoxin domain-containing protein gives MAGRELLGATLHGASGTSLEEISEREGVPLGLTIEADAQATGILTAFDTASEWLNSPPLTASGLRDRVVLVQFWTYTCINWLRTLPYVRAWYERYGANGLTVVGVHTPEFGFESDVDNVRQAAKDLDVPFPIVTDSDYAIWTAFENHYWPALYFVGANGHLRGHHFGEEDYERSERTIQRLLTEAGIESVATDLVAVDPAGFEVGADWDSLRSPETYVGYERTTNFASPGGLVDRRNVYAIPPRLDLNEWALSGDWTVERQAAMSNDSRGRIAFRFHARDLHMVMAPPASGASVPFRVLLDGQPAGTDHGTDVDEQGKGAVTEPRLYQLVRQRGDVRERTFEIALEGPGIEAFAFTFG, from the coding sequence ATGGCGGGGCGCGAACTGTTGGGGGCAACACTGCACGGCGCGAGCGGGACATCGCTCGAGGAGATATCGGAGCGTGAGGGCGTTCCGCTAGGCCTGACAATCGAGGCGGACGCGCAGGCCACAGGGATCCTGACGGCGTTCGACACGGCTTCGGAGTGGCTGAACTCTCCCCCGTTGACCGCTTCGGGACTTCGCGACCGCGTCGTCCTCGTTCAGTTCTGGACGTACACGTGCATCAACTGGCTTCGGACCCTCCCCTACGTGCGCGCCTGGTACGAGCGGTACGGTGCGAATGGGCTGACCGTGGTGGGCGTGCACACGCCCGAGTTCGGGTTCGAGAGCGACGTTGACAACGTGCGGCAGGCAGCGAAGGACCTCGACGTTCCCTTTCCGATCGTGACCGACAGCGACTACGCGATCTGGACGGCTTTCGAGAACCACTACTGGCCGGCCCTGTACTTCGTCGGCGCGAACGGGCACCTGCGAGGTCATCACTTCGGCGAGGAGGACTACGAACGATCGGAACGAACGATCCAGCGGCTCCTCACCGAGGCCGGGATCGAAAGCGTCGCCACCGACCTGGTTGCGGTCGATCCGGCCGGCTTCGAAGTCGGAGCGGACTGGGACAGCCTGCGGTCTCCGGAAACATACGTCGGGTACGAGCGCACCACGAATTTCGCCTCTCCTGGTGGCTTGGTGGATAGGCGGAACGTGTATGCCATTCCTCCGCGCCTGGATCTCAACGAGTGGGCGCTCTCGGGCGACTGGACGGTCGAGCGACAGGCCGCCATGTCGAACGACTCCCGCGGACGGATCGCGTTCCGTTTCCACGCGCGCGACCTGCACATGGTGATGGCGCCGCCCGCGAGTGGCGCGTCGGTGCCGTTCCGAGTGCTCCTCGATGGGCAACCAGCAGGCACTGATCACGGGACGGACGTTGACGAACAGGGCAAGGGTGCAGTCACGGAGCCGCGGCTGTATCAGCTCGTTCGCCAACGGGGTGACGTTCGGGAGCGCACGTTCGAGATCGCGCTCGAGGGTCCGGGAATCGAGGCGTTTGCATTCACGTTCGGATAG